In the genome of Nonomuraea sp. NBC_00507, the window GGCTCTTGATGGCCTGATCGGTCGACCAGACGATGACCGCGGGGGAGACGTCCGGGTCGTGGTCCTCATGGTTGGGATTGGCGTGGTGGCGATTGTGCTTGCTGGTCCACCAGCCCCAGCCGAGCCCGACGCCGAGGTTGCCGATCAGCAGCCCCGCCACGTCGCTCGATTGCCGCCTTCTGAAGACCTGCCGGTGCCCGATGTCGTGGGCGACGAACCCGAACTGCGCGAACACCACGGCCAGCGCGGCCGCGACCAGCAACTGCAGCCACGAGTCGCCGAGCCAGGCGAACAGCGTCCAGCAGCCGACGTAGACGACGACGGCGATGGTGATCCGCGTCGCGTAATAAAAGGGACGCCGGTCCAGTAGACCGGCGTCCGCAATGGTGTGGGCTAGTCGGGCGAAGTCGCTTCCCCGAGTGTCGAGCGTGCCAGGGCTGACCACAGGTCTCCTTACCTCGCGGTGCACGTTGCCTCAACCCTGTCGTATCGGGGCGGCGTGCGGTAGCCCGTCTTGTCGCAGGGCTGAGAGCAGTCTCAGCGCCGGCCGCGGGTCCTGGCATGCGGCAGCCCGCGTCAGGAGAAAACCTTGGCCTTGAGCGAGGGGACCCTGTGGACGAGGCGGAGGAAGGACTTGAAGCCCATCCGCGCGATCCGGTTCTCCCCGACGAACTGCTGAGCCGACCGCAGCGAGTCGCGTACGGCGGCGAAGCCGTACTCCCGCATCTCGGCTTCGTACCCGGCGATGGCCTCGATCGGGTCGCTGCCGGCGGTCAGGGCGCGGCACAGCAGGCGGGCGTCGCGCAGGGCGGTGTTCGCGCCGATGCCGCGCATGGGGGTCATGCTGTGGATGGCGTCGCCCAGCAGGGTGATGTTCGTGGCCGGCCAGGGGTCGATCGGGATGGAGGTGCGGATCGGCAGCAGGCTGACGGTGTCGGGATGCGACAGGTCGATCATCCTGCGGAGGTCCGGGTGCCACGACCTGATCATCTGTGCGACGGTGTCCTTGAGCTGCTTGCCCGACATTTCGGAAATGTCGGACGGGAACCGCCCGGCCGCCGCGCCGACCGCCCACAACACGTAACTGCTGGTGTTGTCCATCAGCGCACCCTCCTGCTCGGTCACCCCGATCCCGCCGGCCTGCTCGGTCACCCCGATCTCGTCGGCCGCGGGCGCGAGATCGCTCAGGTCGTGCGGTGCGCAGAACAGCCCGATGCCCTTGGGCGGGATGACGCTGTTCGGCCCGTCCACCAGCCGTGTCGCCAGCAGCTTCCTGGTCTCGTCGGTGAGCGGGAACTTGCCCGCCACGGTCGTGATCCCGGTGTCCACGCGCTCGGCGTGCGGCAGATACTGCCGGCGCACCCGCGAGTTCCCGCCGTCCGCGGCGACCACGATGTCCGCAGTCTCGCTGGTGCCGTCCGCGAAGAACAGCTCCACCCGCCCGTCGGGCAGGCGCTCATACCTCTCGTACGTCTTCCCGAACCGCACGACGTCGTCCAGCCCCGACAGCAGCACCTGCCTGAGCGTGATGCGGCTGACCGAGTGGTGGTCGTCGGCGGGATCGGCGGCCTGGGGCGTCTCGATCAGCGTCAGCAGGTCGAGCTGCTCGGTGAGGAAGCCGAAATCCTGGCCGCCCCGCCCGGTCGTGTCCAGGAAGGACCGCCACAGGTGGTCCGGCAGGCAGTCGCGCAGTGCGCGGGCGCCGTTCGGATCGATGTGCACCCGGTATCCCTGCAGCCGGTCGGCCGGGGTCCGGTCCCGCTCGTAGACGGTCACGTCGCAGCCTGCCTTGCGCAGTCCCTGGGCCAGGCAGAGCCCGCCGATCCCGCCACCGATGATCGCAATGTGGTGTGTCATGGCTCCAACTATCAACCGTTTGGATAATTCTGTCAACCATCCGGTTGGATGATAGAGTTCGGGCATGAGACGAGCACCGGAGGAGAGGCAACGCGATCCCGAGCGCACGAAGGCCCGGATCCTGCAGGCGGCGTTGGAGGAGTTCGCCGCCAAGGGGTTCGCGGGGGCGCGGGTCAACGAGATCGCCGCCAGGGCCGGGGTGAACAAGCAGCTGATCTCGTACTATTTCGGCGGCAAGGAGGGCCTCTACCAGGCGATCACCACCCGCTGGCAGAGTGAGGAGAGCGCGTTCGCCGACCGATCGTCCTCCCTGGGTGCGCTCGTGGCCGGATATGTGCGGGCCAATGCCGAGCGACGGGACTTCGGCAAGCTGCTGGTCTGGCAGGGGCTCACCGACGACGGCCCGCCCGATGCCACGTTCGCCGAGGACGTGCGCCGCGACCTGGAGGGGTTGCGGAAGCGCCAGGAGGCGGGTGAGCTGCCCGCGGATCTCGATCCGGCCGCCGTGCTGGTGGCGTTCTTCGCGATGGCCGCGGCCGGCATCTCGTTCCCGCAGCTGGTCCGGGCCGCCTTCGACCTCGATCCCGCCTCGCCCGAGTTCGCCGGGCACTATGCCGAGCAGCTGGAGAAACTGATCGGGCACCTGGCCGAGGTCACCGATTCGTAAGATCCGCCGGACCCGGGCGGGTGTTGGATCGGCGGCATGCGCGTGCTCCTCACCGGCTCCGCCGGCTTCATCGGCAGCCACGTCGCCGAAGCGCTCGACTGCGAGGTCGTCCCCGCCGACCTGCGTACCGGCGTGGACGTGCGGGACGGCGCGGCCCTGGACCGCCTCCTGCCCGGCGTCGACGCCGTCGTCCACCAGGCCGCCAAGGTCGGTCTCGGCGTCGACGTGGCCGACCTGCCCGACTACGCCTCGGTCAACGCGTACGGCACGGCGACCCTGCTGGCGGCCATGGCCAGGCACGGCGTCGGGCGGCTGGTGCTGGCCTCCTCCATGGTCGTGTACGGGGAAGGCGCCTACGACTGCCCCCGCCACGGCCCCGTTCGCCCCGGGCCGAGGCGGTCCACGGACCTGGAGCAAGGCCTCTTCGACCCGCGCTGCCCTCGGTGCGACAGCGTCCTCTCCCCTTCGGTCGTCGAGGAGGACGCCCCGCTCGACCCCCGCAACGCCTACGCCACGACCAAGCTGGCCCAGGAACATCTGGCCGCCAACTGGGCCCGCGAAACCGGCGGCACCGCCGTGGCCCTGCGCTACCACAACGTTTACGGCCCCCGCATGCCCCGGAACACGCCCTATGCCGGAGTGGCGTCCATCTTCCTGTCGGCTCTGCTGTCCGGGCGGGCGCCCCAGGTCTTCGAGGACGGCGGCCAGCGCCGCGACTTCGTCCACGTGCGTGACGTGGCCAGGGCCAATGTGCTGGCGCTCCGGGCCGGCGAGGCGGGGGCGTTGACGCCGTACAACATCGCCAGCGGCACCCCGCACACAGTCGGCGACCTCGCCACGGCCCTGGCCGTCCACACAGGCGGCCCAGACCCGGTGACCACAGGCGCCTACCGCCTCGGCGACGTCCGCCACATCGTCGCCTCTCCAGCCCGGGCGGTCGCCGGCCTGGGTTTCACGGCCGAGATCTCCTTCGAAGACGGCATGAAGGAGTTCGCCCGGCGTTAGAGGCTGGAGGCCGCCCTTGATGGCAAGCTTCGTGAGCTTCGGTTTCACCTCGACGAGCTCGCCATGCGCATCACCTTTTGGATCGCGCTTGAGCACACCGTCGATGAGGAGGAAGCAGGGGCATGAGCGAGGAGAGCCGGCGACGTCACGGATTCGTAAGGCCTGGGGCCGCAGGCGGGCTCTAGCGTTGGAGCGTGATCGATGTCGTGTTGCCCTGCCTGGACGAGGCGGAGGCGTTGCCGTGGGTGCTGGAGCGCATGCCGCCCGGCTACCGGCCCATCGTGGCCGACAACGGCTCCACCGACGGCTCCGATCAGGTGGCCGCCGCCCACGGCGCCCTGGTCGTACGGGAGCCGCGGCGCGGTTTCGGCGCCGCCTGCCACGCCGGCCTGCTGGCCGCCACCAGCGACGTCGTCTGCTTCATGGACGCCGACGCATCCCTCGACCCCCGGCAGCTCCCGCTGGTCACGGCCCAGGTCGTCGGCGGGGACGCCGATCTGGTGCTGGGCCGGAGGGTGGCCGCGACGGCGGGTGCGTGGCCCGCGCACGCCCGTTGGGCGAACGCCGTCCTGGCGCGCCGGCTGCGGCGCGCGGCCGGGATATCGGTGCACGACCTCGGGCCGATGCGGGCCTGCCGCCGGACCGCGCTGCTCGGCCTGGAGCTGGCCGACCGGCGCTTCGGTTACCCGCTGGAGATGGTGCTGCGGGCCGCCGCCGCGGGGTGGCGGGTCGCGGAGACCGAGGTCGACTACTTGCCGCGCGCCGGGCGTTCCAAGGTGACGGGGACCGTACGGGGCACGGTGCGGGCCATCAAGGACATGCGGGCGGTGCTGTCCGAACATCAGGGGCAGCGGACCACCATGCCCGCATAGGACAGATTGCCCCCGAAGCCGAAGAGCAACATCGGCGCCCCGCGCCGCACCACCCCCTGCTCCAGCAGCTTCGACAGCGCAAGGGGAACGCTCGCGGCCGAGGTGTTCCCCGACTCCACCACGTCACGCGCGACGATCGCGTTGACCGCCCCGAGCTTCTTGGCGATGGGCTCGATGATGCGCAGGTTCGCCTGGTGCAGCACCACGGCCGCCAGGTCCTCGGGGCGCACGCCGCCGCGCTCGCAGGCCCGCCGGGTGATCTCGGGCAGCCGGGTGGTGGCCCACCGGTAGACGGTCTGCCCGTCCTGGGAGAAGCGCGTGGGCGTGCCCTCGATGCGGACGGCGGCGCCCAGCTCAGGCGCCGACCCCCACACGACGGGCCCGACCTCGGCCTCGGCCGCAGCGCTCAGCACGGCGGCCCCGGCGCCGTCGCCGGTCAGCACGCATGTGGTCCGGTCGGTCCAGTCGGTGACCGACGTCATCTTGTCCGCCCCGACGACCAGCGCGTTCGTGGCCGCGCCCGCGCGGATCGTGTGGTCGGCCACCGCCAGGGCGTGCGTGAAGCCCGAGCACGAGACGCCGACGTCCATGAGGGCCGCGGACGGCACGCCGAGCCGGGCCGCGACGCGGGAGGCGATGTTCGGGGCGCGCTCGGTCTGCGTGCAGGTGGCGATCAGCACGAGGTCGATGTCGGCCGGGTCCAGGCCGCTGCCGGCCAGGGCCTTCGCGGCGGCGTGCCCGGCCAGGTCGGCCACGCTCTCGTCGGGACCGGCCACATGCCGGGTACGGATGCCGACCCGCTGTCTGATCCACTCGTCGCTGGTGTCCACCATGCCTGCCAAATCATCATTTGTAAGGATTTGAACAGGCTGGTAGTGGCCTGTGGCGACAAGTCGTGATCCGCTCATACGCCGGGACTATAGCAACCGAACGTTCGGACGCTAAAGTGGCTCGCATGAGCCCGCGTAAGTCCGTCGCCGAAGCCCTCGGCACGCGTTCAGCCATCCTCGACCGCTCGGTCGCCGTCGCCTCCGTCGAAGGGCTGGAAGGGCTCACCATCGGCCGCCTCGCCGCCGAGCTGGGCATGAGCAAGTCCGGCGTGCTCGGGCATTTCGGCTCCAAAGAGGCGCTGCAGCTCGCCGTGCTCGACCGGGCGGCGGACATCTTCCGCGCCGAGGTCTGGGAGCCCGCCCGGCCCGCCGGCCCCGGGCTGCCCAGGCTACGCGCGCTCTGCGAGGCGTGGGTCTCTTACCTGGAACGCGGGGTCTTCCCCGGCGGGTGCTTCTTCGTGGCGGCGGCGCACGAGTTCGACGGCCGTGAGGGGCCGGTCCGGGACGCGGTGGAGGCGCAGTTCGATGCCTGGCGTGGGCGGCTGTGCAAGGAGGCGCGCTGCGCCGCGGCGGCCGGCGACCTGCCGGCGGGCACGGACGCCGCCCAACTGGCGTTCGAGCTGCTCGGCCTCATCATGGCAATGAACCATACGCTCCAGCTGCACCGCGATCCCGATGCCGCGGTCCGGGCCCGCCGCGCCGTGAACGCCCGCCTCGGCGGCTGACCACGAGGGTGAGCGCGGCCAGACTGAGAAGTCCTCCCACGAGCGCGGTGCTGCGTACGCCGAAGCCGGACAGCAGGCCGCTGCCGATGAGCGCTCCGGCGGTGATCCCGACGTTGAATGCGGTCGACGAGCCCGCCCCGGCGAGATCGACACTGCCGGGGGCGACTTGCAACACCCGGCCGGCCAAGGCCGTGGCCAGAGCGGCGAAGGACAGACCGGACAGCGCGACCAGCGCGGCCGCCGCGACCGGCACGCTGCCGAGGACGTACAGCCCGAGGAGCGCCACGGCCTGTGCCGCCACCGGGACGGCGATCGCCGCCCCTGCGTAGCGGTCGACCAGGTGCCCGCTGAGGGCGACGCCCAGGACCGAGGCGATGCCCCGTAAGAGCAGCAGCGGCCCGATCGCCCCGGCGGAGAAGGCACTCACCTCGGTCAGGAACGGGGTGACGTAGGTGAGCGCGGTGAACGTCCCGGCGACCACGAGGGCGGACATCACCAGCAGTCTCCAGTACGCGCGGGCGTCGGGGGCGGTCCCCGTGGTCGCGGGGGCGTCCGCGGCCACGGTGGCCGGCAGCAGCAAAACGATCGCCAGCAGGGCGAGTAAACCGACCGCGCTGAGCGCGACGAAGGATGCCCGCCAGCCGGCCTGCTGGCCGAGCCATGTCCCGGCAGGCACGCCCAGCACTGTGGCGAGATTGCCGCCGGCCAACACCACGGCGATGACACGGCCGTGTACGCGTGGCGGGAACAGACCGGTCGCGGTCGAGATGACGACGGCCCAGAACACCGCTTGGCTGACCGCCATGATCACCCGGGCGCTGAGAAGGACTGCGTAGCTCGTAGCGGCGGCCGAAAGCCAGGCGGCCACGACGAACACGGCGAGCAGGCTCGTCAGCAGGAGGCGGCGCGGCATCCGGTACGTCAGCCGGGTCAGTGGGAGGGTGGTGATGACGACCACGAGCCCGTAGCCGGTCACCAGCAGGCCGACGGCCGAAGGCGAGGTCGACAAATCCGTCGCGATCAATGTCAGCAGCCCGATGGGGAGTGTCTCACTCGTGACGTAGATGAACGTGGACATCGAGAGCGCGGCCAGCGCGCCGATCGACCGTGCAGTGCTCCGCCTGTCCATGCTGCTTCTCCTGTATCCGCTTTTACCGGTAGCAGATCGACGGGTTTCAGGTCTCTGGGCGATGGGCGGGCATCGGCGAAGCAGGCTTCAGGACCCCGCCGTCGCCTGCCGGGCGGCGCGCCGGCGTTCGGTGAGACGGCGCGCCTTGACCTCCGTCCCGCAGTCGGCCATCCGGCACCATCTCCGTGAGGCGTTGCGGCTGCGGTCGAGGAAGATCCAGCCGCAGCCGCCGCTCTCGGTCGGGCAGCGGCGCACGCGCCCGATGTCGGCCGTGCGCAGCAGGTCGAGGGCGGCGTCCACGGCGCGGTCCGGCACCAGGGAGGCGGGGATGACGCCGACCACCAGCCGGGCCGCGGAAGCCCCTCGCGGATCCGGTGTCAACCTGGAGCGGCCCGCCGCGGCGAGCCAACGGCAGTGCAGCAGGTCGAGCGCTGCGCTGGAGGCCGCGACGTCGATCGGCCCCACATCCAGTGCGGCGGTGGCGAGCAGAGTGAGGTGCAGTGACTCCCGGATGTCCCGGCAGGCGGCCAGCGCGGCGTGCGCCGCGTCAGGGTCGCGGTCCCAGGCTTCGGCGACCGCCGGGGCCTCTGTTTCGATGATCAATCCGGCGCGGAGCGCCCACAGCAGCAGCGTGGCCGGTGCCGACACGTAGTCCCGTGGCTCCCAGCCGGGGGCCGGGACCCCCCGTTCCAGGGTGTTGACCAGATCCAGGGCCGGATGGCCGCCCACCAGCGGCAGCTCGGACACGTCCATACAGCAAATGCTACCGATCAACTCAGTTTTGGAGGTAGCACCGGAAGGGATACATTAAGGTCGCCCCAGCCGATCAGTGCTTGGGCGTAGCAGGTCGAAGACCGGCCCGGCAGTGCGAGCGGGCCGGCGCGGTGCCCCGGGCGGTCAGTTCGCGGCGAGCCGGTCGAAGAGCTCCAGCGCGGCCTTGCGCACGTCCTCGGGAGACAGCCCGTCCAGCGTCTTCCTGGCGTGCGTGATGTCGCGCGTGGTGGCCAGTGTGATGGCCACGGACGAGGCGGCAGCGCGGTCGATCGATCCCGTCGGGGCGGCGTCGGCCAACTGCTGGGCGCTCGCGGCGAGGTCGAGGTTGTCTCTCAACGAATCTCCTCGGGTGAAGACGGTGCGGCCCATTGCATCATCTGGCGTCGTGTCTCATCCACCATTCGGTGAATTCCCGGCATCGCCCGTCTGGCACGAATCGGATCACCCAAAGGTTGCTATAGGTTTTGTCGGGATACGTGGTGACCCCTTGAATCACGCCGACGTCCTCCGTGACGCACACCGGATGCCATTCGAACGTGGCCTCGCCTGGCTTGTCCTTCCGGTCCAGCCATTTCACGACGATCTCGTCGCGTCCGTGCCAGGGCACGCTGTAGGGCTCGGTGTAGTAGAGGGCGTCCTCCGTGAACAGGGCGGAGATGTCGTCGGGATCGTTGGAGTTCCACGCTCGCACGTAGCCCTCGATCCACGGCCGCGGCTCGACCATGGCTCATCCTCTCAGCGGATCGT includes:
- a CDS encoding FAD-dependent oxidoreductase, whose translation is MTHHIAIIGGGIGGLCLAQGLRKAGCDVTVYERDRTPADRLQGYRVHIDPNGARALRDCLPDHLWRSFLDTTGRGGQDFGFLTEQLDLLTLIETPQAADPADDHHSVSRITLRQVLLSGLDDVVRFGKTYERYERLPDGRVELFFADGTSETADIVVAADGGNSRVRRQYLPHAERVDTGITTVAGKFPLTDETRKLLATRLVDGPNSVIPPKGIGLFCAPHDLSDLAPAADEIGVTEQAGGIGVTEQEGALMDNTSSYVLWAVGAAAGRFPSDISEMSGKQLKDTVAQMIRSWHPDLRRMIDLSHPDTVSLLPIRTSIPIDPWPATNITLLGDAIHSMTPMRGIGANTALRDARLLCRALTAGSDPIEAIAGYEAEMREYGFAAVRDSLRSAQQFVGENRIARMGFKSFLRLVHRVPSLKAKVFS
- a CDS encoding TetR/AcrR family transcriptional regulator, with the translated sequence MRRAPEERQRDPERTKARILQAALEEFAAKGFAGARVNEIAARAGVNKQLISYYFGGKEGLYQAITTRWQSEESAFADRSSSLGALVAGYVRANAERRDFGKLLVWQGLTDDGPPDATFAEDVRRDLEGLRKRQEAGELPADLDPAAVLVAFFAMAAAGISFPQLVRAAFDLDPASPEFAGHYAEQLEKLIGHLAEVTDS
- a CDS encoding NAD-dependent epimerase/dehydratase family protein, producing the protein MRVLLTGSAGFIGSHVAEALDCEVVPADLRTGVDVRDGAALDRLLPGVDAVVHQAAKVGLGVDVADLPDYASVNAYGTATLLAAMARHGVGRLVLASSMVVYGEGAYDCPRHGPVRPGPRRSTDLEQGLFDPRCPRCDSVLSPSVVEEDAPLDPRNAYATTKLAQEHLAANWARETGGTAVALRYHNVYGPRMPRNTPYAGVASIFLSALLSGRAPQVFEDGGQRRDFVHVRDVARANVLALRAGEAGALTPYNIASGTPHTVGDLATALAVHTGGPDPVTTGAYRLGDVRHIVASPARAVAGLGFTAEISFEDGMKEFARR
- a CDS encoding glycosyltransferase family 2 protein codes for the protein MIDVVLPCLDEAEALPWVLERMPPGYRPIVADNGSTDGSDQVAAAHGALVVREPRRGFGAACHAGLLAATSDVVCFMDADASLDPRQLPLVTAQVVGGDADLVLGRRVAATAGAWPAHARWANAVLARRLRRAAGISVHDLGPMRACRRTALLGLELADRRFGYPLEMVLRAAAAGWRVAETEVDYLPRAGRSKVTGTVRGTVRAIKDMRAVLSEHQGQRTTMPA
- a CDS encoding beta-ketoacyl-ACP synthase III — encoded protein: MSGSRLVATGHYQPVQILTNDDLAGMVDTSDEWIRQRVGIRTRHVAGPDESVADLAGHAAAKALAGSGLDPADIDLVLIATCTQTERAPNIASRVAARLGVPSAALMDVGVSCSGFTHALAVADHTIRAGAATNALVVGADKMTSVTDWTDRTTCVLTGDGAGAAVLSAAAEAEVGPVVWGSAPELGAAVRIEGTPTRFSQDGQTVYRWATTRLPEITRRACERGGVRPEDLAAVVLHQANLRIIEPIAKKLGAVNAIVARDVVESGNTSAASVPLALSKLLEQGVVRRGAPMLLFGFGGNLSYAGMVVRCP
- a CDS encoding TetR/AcrR family transcriptional regulator, with product MSPRKSVAEALGTRSAILDRSVAVASVEGLEGLTIGRLAAELGMSKSGVLGHFGSKEALQLAVLDRAADIFRAEVWEPARPAGPGLPRLRALCEAWVSYLERGVFPGGCFFVAAAHEFDGREGPVRDAVEAQFDAWRGRLCKEARCAAAAGDLPAGTDAAQLAFELLGLIMAMNHTLQLHRDPDAAVRARRAVNARLGG
- a CDS encoding MFS transporter, which translates into the protein MDRRSTARSIGALAALSMSTFIYVTSETLPIGLLTLIATDLSTSPSAVGLLVTGYGLVVVITTLPLTRLTYRMPRRLLLTSLLAVFVVAAWLSAAATSYAVLLSARVIMAVSQAVFWAVVISTATGLFPPRVHGRVIAVVLAGGNLATVLGVPAGTWLGQQAGWRASFVALSAVGLLALLAIVLLLPATVAADAPATTGTAPDARAYWRLLVMSALVVAGTFTALTYVTPFLTEVSAFSAGAIGPLLLLRGIASVLGVALSGHLVDRYAGAAIAVPVAAQAVALLGLYVLGSVPVAAAALVALSGLSFAALATALAGRVLQVAPGSVDLAGAGSSTAFNVGITAGALIGSGLLSGFGVRSTALVGGLLSLAALTLVVSRRGGRSRRGGPGPRHRDRGAAGAYGSLP
- a CDS encoding CGNR zinc finger domain-containing protein, with product MDVSELPLVGGHPALDLVNTLERGVPAPGWEPRDYVSAPATLLLWALRAGLIIETEAPAVAEAWDRDPDAAHAALAACRDIRESLHLTLLATAALDVGPIDVAASSAALDLLHCRWLAAAGRSRLTPDPRGASAARLVVGVIPASLVPDRAVDAALDLLRTADIGRVRRCPTESGGCGWIFLDRSRNASRRWCRMADCGTEVKARRLTERRRAARQATAGS
- a CDS encoding nuclear transport factor 2 family protein, producing the protein MVEPRPWIEGYVRAWNSNDPDDISALFTEDALYYTEPYSVPWHGRDEIVVKWLDRKDKPGEATFEWHPVCVTEDVGVIQGVTTYPDKTYSNLWVIRFVPDGRCREFTEWWMRHDAR